The genomic interval GTCGGAGACGCTCATGCTCGGCGCACTGCGCGAGTTCGAAGAACTGAACACGGCGTGGACCCGCGGCGGCGCGGAGTTCACCACCGTTGAGGACGTGCGCCTGCGTGGGCAGATCGTGCAGGCCGCGAAGCTCGCCCAGCAGGCGATCGAGATCGCGTGCTCGACGGCCGGCACCTCCGCCTCCGGCCTCGCCGGCTCGAAGCTCGGCAAATACTCCGCCGACGCCGCGATGTATCGCACCCACATCGGAGCGCAACACGATGTGCTCCTTGGCTCGCTCGGCCGGGTGCTCCTCGGCCAGCCGCTGACGATGTAGCACGGGGACGGCATCGGAAGGTCCGGGCCCGGTCCTGAGACCGGGCCCGGACCTTCCGCTACGGCGGAACCGGAATCAGGACACCGCGTCCGCGATCCAATCGAGCACGGGCACGATCGCGGCATTCGAGTTCTTCTCGAACATCATCGCGTGCCCGTTCCCCGGGACGCCGTGATCGGCGAGGTTCATCAGCTCGACATTCGCACCTGCAGTACGCAGGTAATCGACCAGACCCCCCGCCCAGGCGGCGAAGGGCGAGGACGCGCCGACCATCACGACGGTCGGGATGCCCGCGAGCGAGGGCAGCCGGTAGGCGGCGGGGTCGCGCTCCAGCTCAGCGGGATCGCGCACCTCCGGCGAGTACCGCAGCGGCGCCGCGGTCACGCCCCAGTCCAACCGGCTTCCCGGTCCGAACTCGAAGAACGGCGGGCCCATCGGCTCGATCGCCATGATCGCCTGTACCAGCTCGGGATGCGCGTCGGCGACCAGCCAGCCCGCAGGGCCGCCGGCTGAATGTGTGACGAGTACCGCCGGCCCGATCCGCTCGAGCAGCCTCCCGATCCGCTCCTGATCCAGGCGCTGGGACTCGGCGAGGTCAGCCGGCATGAATCCCATGCCGGCGATGAGCTGGTCGAGGTGCGGGTCGCCGATCCGATCGCTCCAGGGCGCCTGGTCGTGCCCCGGGGTCGGCGTATCGAAGAGTCCGACGGCGAGGTCATAGCTGAACTGCGCACCCAGCTCTCCCACCACGTCGGGGTGCGCCCACGAACGGCCGTGCGCCGGCCGGTCGACGACGTAGGTCAGGTACCCCTCGTCGACGAAGCGGTCGAGCCATCCGGGGCGCCCGTCTGGCGTCCCCTTCCAGTCCGTTCCCTGGCCGCCGCCGCCATGCACGAGCACGAGCGGATAGGGTTGCGTGATCTCGGCCGGCGCTTCCCACTCGACGTAGAGCGGCGCGCGCTGCACGAGCCCGCGTTCGCCGTCGACGCGCTCGCCCGCGATCCAGAACTGCCCCTTCCGCACGGTCCGCAGCGGGTACGCTGCGAACTCCTCGGGAAGCGTCGCCGCCACCATGCCGCTCACGCGCCCTGCAGCGCGTCCTGCGCGATCTGCCGGAAGGCGACATCCCGCAGTTGCGGATTCCGGTGCCCGGCGGCCTGCGCCATATCGCGGAAGACGAGCTCGAAACGCTCGCCTTTCTTCGACGCGGAGGCCCCGATCGTGCGATAGAGGTCCTTCTCCACGACCTCCCACATCTGCAGCATGATCTCACGGCCGATGCCGCCGAGCAGATTGTCGATCGCGATCGTGAACGACTGCTCGCCGCTGACGT from Leucobacter allii carries:
- a CDS encoding alpha/beta fold hydrolase produces the protein MVAATLPEEFAAYPLRTVRKGQFWIAGERVDGERGLVQRAPLYVEWEAPAEITQPYPLVLVHGGGGQGTDWKGTPDGRPGWLDRFVDEGYLTYVVDRPAHGRSWAHPDVVGELGAQFSYDLAVGLFDTPTPGHDQAPWSDRIGDPHLDQLIAGMGFMPADLAESQRLDQERIGRLLERIGPAVLVTHSAGGPAGWLVADAHPELVQAIMAIEPMGPPFFEFGPGSRLDWGVTAAPLRYSPEVRDPAELERDPAAYRLPSLAGIPTVVMVGASSPFAAWAGGLVDYLRTAGANVELMNLADHGVPGNGHAMMFEKNSNAAIVPVLDWIADAVS